One Candidatus Acidulodesulfobacterium ferriphilum genomic window carries:
- the hypB gene encoding hydrogenase accessory protein HypB, with product MLNSSQRRAGRSLLIQRNALETNDIIANKNKALFKKAFVMNFLSSPGSGKTSLLESIVPILKSDGFKVAVIEGDVETDLDKKRIDKLNVPAYQIITNGTCHLDAKMVNGSLNNLDIKDADIILIENVGNLVCPTAFNLGEDIKVVVLSITEGDDKPLKYPAAFYKSKVMVINKIDLLSVLDSDIAKIRENALSINKDLVIFETSCKNNSKAENIENNGLRDFISFIKDNVNLKVSVLKK from the coding sequence ATGTTAAATTCGAGTCAAAGGCGCGCAGGCAGGTCATTATTGATTCAGAGGAATGCTTTAGAAACAAATGATATTATCGCAAATAAAAATAAAGCATTATTCAAAAAGGCTTTTGTTATGAATTTTTTGAGCTCTCCGGGTTCGGGCAAGACATCGTTGCTGGAATCTATAGTTCCTATTTTAAAATCGGACGGCTTTAAGGTAGCAGTTATAGAGGGGGATGTCGAGACGGATTTAGATAAAAAACGAATAGATAAGTTAAATGTTCCTGCATATCAAATTATTACAAACGGGACATGTCATCTAGATGCAAAAATGGTGAACGGCTCGCTTAATAATTTAGACATAAAGGATGCGGATATAATATTAATAGAAAATGTAGGAAATCTTGTTTGCCCCACGGCGTTTAATCTTGGCGAGGATATAAAGGTTGTGGTTCTTTCGATAACGGAAGGCGATGACAAACCCTTAAAATATCCTGCCGCTTTTTATAAGTCTAAAGTCATGGTTATAAATAAAATTGACCTTTTGTCCGTTCTGGATTCCGATATTGCTAAAATAAGGGAAAATGCTTTGTCTATAAATAAGGATTTGGTGATTTTCGAAACATCGTGCAAAAATAATTCGAAAGCGGAAAATATCGAAAATAACGGATTACGGGATTTTATCTCTTTCATAAAAGATAATGTTAATTTAAAAGTTTCCGTATTAAAAAAGTAA
- a CDS encoding hydrogenase maturation nickel metallochaperone HypA — MHEFSIALEIVDTLQENGYLKGVKSVSEVKLNLGKYSGIDKNYLVFAFQNLNDERFKNVLLDFIPAGGDEITIQEILVD; from the coding sequence ATGCACGAATTTTCCATAGCCTTAGAAATAGTCGATACGCTTCAAGAAAACGGCTATTTAAAAGGCGTAAAAAGTGTCAGCGAGGTAAAATTAAATCTCGGCAAATATTCCGGGATTGATAAAAATTACCTTGTCTTTGCGTTTCAAAATTTAAACGATGAAAGATTTAAGAATGTTTTGCTCGATTTTATTCCAGCCGGCGGCGATGAAATAACCATTCAGGAAATTCTGGTTGATTGA
- a CDS encoding hydrogenase has translation MPEEDNNFNFKWDPLRNIADDPDEVLKRVDERLDSLEKERFSGKKDKDGNLENIFSLHGVTRRDFIKWSAFLTSAMMLPYIFSPRVARAANILTRTPFIWLDMADCMGNTEAFIRTAHPTPAEIILNYVSVDYMESIMAPAGYQAEARRIETVKKHKGKYILVVEGAIPTGLNGKFLTIGAKGDSGLKIAKETSKDAGIIVAIGNCASYGGIPAARPNPTSAVGLSSVTNRQVINIPACPANPVNVVGTLVEYILVGKAPQLDSLGRPLWAYSGRLHDNCYRRGHFEAGEYVRQWGDEGAKKQYCLYMMGCKGPFTWNNCTVVEYNQDISFPMRAGHGCIGCSQPAFWDRMTPFEKPNADAKIILPMVEATADEFGVALLGAAGAGIAAHAIYTGVKKKRESKKTSEKKKSDSDKNDDNNDK, from the coding sequence ATGCCCGAAGAGGATAATAATTTCAATTTCAAATGGGACCCCTTAAGGAATATCGCGGACGACCCTGACGAGGTTTTAAAAAGGGTTGATGAACGGTTAGACAGCCTTGAAAAAGAGCGCTTTAGCGGCAAAAAAGATAAAGACGGCAACCTTGAAAATATCTTTAGTCTCCATGGAGTAACAAGAAGGGACTTTATCAAATGGAGTGCTTTCTTAACATCGGCCATGATGCTCCCTTATATATTCAGTCCCAGAGTAGCGAGAGCCGCCAATATACTGACAAGAACCCCTTTTATATGGCTTGATATGGCGGATTGTATGGGAAACACCGAAGCCTTTATCAGAACCGCCCACCCCACGCCCGCCGAAATAATTCTTAACTATGTCAGCGTGGATTATATGGAATCCATAATGGCTCCCGCCGGTTATCAGGCGGAAGCAAGACGAATAGAAACCGTCAAAAAGCATAAAGGAAAATATATTTTAGTAGTGGAAGGTGCAATCCCTACAGGTCTTAACGGAAAATTTCTCACTATCGGAGCAAAAGGAGATTCTGGTCTAAAAATTGCCAAAGAAACATCCAAAGATGCAGGCATTATAGTTGCGATAGGCAATTGCGCTTCTTACGGAGGCATACCCGCCGCACGCCCAAATCCTACTTCGGCCGTCGGTCTCAGCTCCGTTACAAACAGGCAGGTTATAAATATCCCCGCCTGTCCGGCAAACCCGGTAAATGTCGTAGGCACTTTAGTGGAATATATATTGGTGGGAAAAGCCCCTCAGCTTGACAGCCTTGGAAGACCGCTGTGGGCATACTCCGGAAGGCTTCACGATAACTGTTATAGAAGGGGGCATTTCGAAGCGGGCGAATATGTGAGGCAATGGGGCGACGAGGGGGCAAAAAAACAATATTGCCTATATATGATGGGATGCAAAGGGCCTTTTACATGGAATAACTGCACCGTGGTGGAATATAATCAGGATATAAGCTTTCCTATGAGAGCGGGACACGGTTGTATCGGCTGTTCTCAGCCCGCATTCTGGGATAGAATGACCCCGTTTGAGAAGCCCAATGCGGATGCAAAAATTATACTCCCCATGGTCGAAGCTACCGCCGATGAATTCGGCGTGGCTCTTCTCGGAGCGGCCGGCGCCGGAATTGCGGCTCATGCTATATACACGGGGGTTAAAAAGAAAAGAGAATCCAAAAAAACATCTGAAAAGAAAAAAAGTGATTCAGATAAAAATGATGACAATAATGACAAGTAA
- a CDS encoding nickel-dependent hydrogenase large subunit has product MATKIIVDPITRIEGHLRIEAILNGNEITEAYSSGTLFRGIELILNGRAPEDAGLFAQRICGVCTYAHYEAATWAVENALGIHPPKNARIARNILKGAQMVQDHLVHFYQLAGLDWVDIVSALKADPKKTMDLAYAYTKTPYNASLARFEEVKARLNNFVKSGQLGPFAGGYWGNPSYKLPPEGNLLIASHYLDNLNILRIPAQIIAILGAKDPHPQTCVVGGISSIADIINPQRMDDILFRIGKITDFINNAYIPDLLTAAEFYKEEALQGIGGGLKNYLSYGAFPQTDDENPDDYYLMRGIIFDRDLGKVHGLDEKKITEFVTHSWYKYPNEKVGLNPSVGITDPDYTGLNKDGSLKEDEKYSWLKSPRYENKAMEVGPLARTLVAYAKGNKTIKSLVDYVLKTSGLPVTALFSTLGRTAARGIEAKYVADALESWTLELIKNAAIDQTSWTKYDMPSKEITGIGLDEAPRGALGHWVRIKNKQIAHYQIVVPSTWNASPRDAFNNPGAYEASLVGVKLANASEPLEILRTVHSFDPCLACAVHIIDPKTNEIKKFKIS; this is encoded by the coding sequence ATGGCAACAAAGATTATAGTCGATCCGATAACCAGAATAGAGGGACACCTGCGAATAGAAGCGATTCTTAACGGCAATGAAATAACCGAAGCATATTCATCGGGCACTCTATTCAGGGGGATAGAACTTATACTTAACGGAAGAGCTCCCGAAGACGCAGGGCTTTTTGCCCAAAGAATTTGCGGGGTCTGTACCTATGCCCACTATGAAGCCGCCACATGGGCGGTTGAAAACGCTCTCGGCATACATCCTCCAAAAAATGCCAGAATTGCCCGCAATATATTAAAAGGCGCACAAATGGTTCAGGACCATTTAGTCCATTTTTACCAGCTTGCCGGTTTGGACTGGGTCGATATAGTGTCTGCGCTTAAAGCCGACCCGAAAAAAACGATGGATCTGGCGTATGCCTATACAAAGACGCCTTATAACGCGAGTTTAGCAAGATTCGAAGAAGTAAAGGCAAGGCTCAACAACTTTGTCAAGTCGGGCCAACTCGGGCCTTTTGCGGGCGGCTATTGGGGAAACCCGTCTTACAAACTTCCCCCCGAAGGAAACCTTTTGATAGCCTCGCACTATTTAGACAATCTTAATATTTTAAGAATACCCGCCCAAATCATAGCGATTTTAGGAGCAAAAGACCCTCATCCTCAAACCTGCGTGGTCGGCGGCATTTCATCTATCGCGGACATTATTAACCCTCAAAGAATGGATGATATTTTATTCAGGATAGGAAAAATTACCGACTTCATCAATAATGCCTACATACCGGATTTGCTGACCGCGGCTGAGTTTTATAAAGAAGAAGCTCTTCAGGGCATCGGCGGCGGACTTAAAAACTATCTTTCGTACGGCGCATTTCCTCAAACGGATGATGAAAATCCGGATGATTATTATTTAATGAGGGGTATTATATTCGATAGAGACCTCGGCAAGGTTCACGGTTTGGATGAAAAAAAGATAACGGAGTTTGTTACGCATTCATGGTATAAATACCCGAATGAAAAGGTAGGGCTTAACCCGTCCGTCGGAATCACGGACCCTGATTATACAGGCTTAAACAAAGACGGAAGCCTTAAAGAAGACGAGAAATACAGCTGGCTTAAATCTCCGAGATATGAAAATAAGGCTATGGAAGTTGGACCTCTTGCGAGAACGTTGGTTGCATATGCCAAAGGAAATAAAACTATAAAATCTTTAGTGGATTACGTCCTAAAAACATCGGGGTTGCCCGTAACCGCGCTATTTTCCACTCTTGGAAGAACGGCGGCAAGAGGAATAGAAGCGAAATACGTAGCCGACGCATTAGAATCATGGACATTAGAACTGATTAAAAATGCGGCGATTGACCAGACAAGCTGGACAAAGTATGATATGCCTTCGAAAGAAATTACGGGAATCGGACTCGACGAGGCTCCAAGGGGGGCTTTAGGCCACTGGGTAAGAATAAAAAATAAGCAGATAGCCCATTATCAAATAGTAGTGCCATCGACATGGAACGCTTCTCCGAGAGACGCATTTAACAACCCGGGGGCTTATGAAGCATCTTTAGTCGGCGTTAAGCTTGCAAACGCTTCCGAGCCTCTTGAAATTTTGCGGACGGTTCATTCGTTTGACCCCTGTTTAGCCTGTGCCGTCCATATAATAGACCCGAAAACAAATGAAATAAAAAAATTTAAAATTAGTTAA